The Ignavibacteriales bacterium sequence CGGATTTGAAATTTCACAGATGTTCCAAATGGTGTTTCTGCTTCCCATTTAATTGATGAAGGAATTTCATTTTTATTTATTTGATGAACTACAGAAATATAATCTTCGTATAAACCGCGGTCATAACTGTTACCCGGGTCCCGCAAATTAAGTCCGCTTGGTCCAACCGCCATGAATTCCGATCTGTTGTTTTTCGAGAAACCATTCGGTCCGCCCCAATACAATAGTGAGGGGCAAATATGCCTATGAGGTTCCGGTTCAATGTAAGAACCGGATTTACGATGATCGGCAAATAAAATATCAAGCCAGCCGTCTCCATCATAGTCAAGAACTTCAACACCGGAAGAACCGTAAGTTTCAAGTTCTGTTGGATTCTTTTTAAAACCATCCTTGCTTCCCCAATAAATTAACGAAGGACGGTTACCGCTAACTTCTCCCCCATAACTTGTTAGAACTAAATCCAGCCAGCCGTCTTTATTTATATCTGCAAAACAATTTTGGTAAGGAACATAACTCGGGATTAAGATACGGTTATCATTGCTGAAACCTTTTGGAGAACCAAAATAGAGATATGAGTTATCGATATTTCCTTCTGGTGCTGCACGATGAGGACAGAACAAATCCAGCCAGCCATCATTATTTACATCTGCGGCAGTGAGATACATAAGTTCATCTTTCCTGCCTAAGTCAAGTTCGGTAATTCTTTCATCTTTAAAACCATACGGACCGCCCCACCAAAATCTTATTTTACCAAACTCAACTTGTGCAGCAATATCCAGCCATCCGTCTTTATTCAAATCCATTAATAACGGTCCGCGTATTTTGGGAATGTTAAAATGTAGAACCGTACGATTTTTAAAACTGTATCCATTTGTAGAACCCCAGAAAATCGGGAAACCATGTTTTGCTGGATCATTCAGATCAACACAATCGCCGCCGGCAAGAATATCCAAATAACCATCTCTATTAATATCAGCAATTCTCACACCGCCATATGCAAGATTCATTGTCAAATTTGTCTGTTCATTAAACTTATCTGCCTTACTCCATTCAATTACTAAACCGGCTTGATCATGATTTACATTTTCAACGAAAGTATTTTTATATGCTTGCATTGCCATAATTATTTCAACATTACCATCATCATCTAAATCCGCATTACCAAATCCGAAAACCTGATGCGTGTTTATTTCTGTGCTTCTCTCTTTGGAATAATTGCGAGTACCATCACCCCAATAGACAGTAGAGACGGCGGCACCGTCACTAAAATATCCGGCGTTGTTAAAAAATATCACATCAGGTGAGCCATCATTGTTAACGTCACCAATTGTATTTGCCATTGACCCTTGAGTTAGTAATTGCGTATGATCTTCAAAACGAAACGTGCCTTTTTCATTCCAATAAACATAAGAGAGCAGATCATGCTCGTTTGTAGAATATTGATTGCTAAAAACTATTTCGGGATAGCCATCGTTATTTAAATCACCGCAACTAACTCCGCTTGCACCAAGTGTGGGTAGTTTCAATGGTTTTCTTTTAGTAAAATCATTTCCATCAGAATAAAACAGATATGAGTCTGTCCACGTCGCGCCGCCAGTTGTCTCAAGATTTGCAACGACTACATCATCGAATCCATCTTTATCCATATCTGCAAGGGCAACATCACTTGAATGACTTACAGGCAACAGAATAGATTCTTTCAAATCATAATTACCTTTTCCCTGGCCTTTTAAAATCAACACACCTTCTTTTGTACAAACAGCTATATCATATTTTTTATCATTATTCATATCGCCGATTGATAAAGCAGAACCTGTCAATTTAAATTTGACGGCGTTAGTTATTTCTTTAAATACGTCCTTAGTCGATAACAACAAATACAAATTTTCTTTAGTGAGAAAAAGAAGATCATCTTTACCGTCTCCGTCAATATCTTTTGAAGCTAAGGCTATAGCACCCAAACCATCAAGAGTAATAGCGAGACGATTATTAGAATTAAATCCCTTGGGTGAGTTCCAATAAATGAAACTTTTTTTGGGTGCATTTTCATTTTCATTATCACCCCAATATTGACAGCCAACGACTAGATCTAACCAGGAGTCTCCATTAAAATCGCCGGCAACGATAGCGGTTCCATCCGCCGCAGGTAATTCAATTCTATTATTAGGTGTAAATCCTTTATTCGTACCATAATAAATCCATGCAGGAATTTTACGAGCGTGACTATCATTAAAGTTAACAACGGCTAAATCGTTCAATCCGTCTTTATTAAAATCGGCTACTAAACCATCCCGGGAGCCACCTCCAGGTAATTCAATCCGAGAACGGGCATCTATATCTTTACTGTTATTTAAATAGATATATGTATTTTCTTTCTCGGTATGACCATGACCCGAAGGTAAAAAGAAATCTAGTTTACCGTCATTATTGAAATCCCATCTTGTAATAATCTGAATTCTTCCTTTGGCAGATACGTAACAGTTGCTGCCGGCATCTAAAAACGTTCCATTTTTAAAATCATCATATGATGACTGCCGCCAAACCGATTGTGCAGAAATCTGTATAAGACTTATAAACGACATTGAAAAAAATAACAGTCGAATAAAATAATTTTTTCTTTGTATCATATTTATTTTTTACCGGTAAGTTCACTTAGTTTCAATGTCATTGAAAAAACTTTTTCGTTATCAATACTATAAGCATCAAATGTAGCTGATGGATCGGGACTAGATGTATCAAACGTTAATAATCCAAAACACTGTTTATCATTGTAACCAAACATCGCACCCGGCTCAACTGGATGAACAATTTGATTTGTCAATCGGCAGCTTTCCCAATCATACAAGGTGTAACCATTTGGTCGCTCTATTTTTCTAATATCTGTACGATGACGGTCGCCTGAAAGTAGAATTACACCATTAATATTATTGTCTGCCAAGAAGTCAAATATTTCAGTTCTTTCTTCATGAAATCCATTCCAGGTATCTTTAACACCCGGTTTAGAATCATAAGCCCATGGGGTTCCCGATGCGATAACTTTGAACTTAGCCGTTGATTTTTTCAAAGCATTTAGCAGCCAGGCTTTTTGAGCCGGTCCTAACTGTGTTGGGTTAACATCATACGGATCTGTGCGGTAAAATCGTCCATCGAGCATAAAAAATTCTACGTCGGCAATTTTAAAATTAAACCAGCATGCAGGCCATTCTTTACTTCCGTAAGATGGATTTATCCATTGTTCTTTGAAAATATCGAGCATGGGCATTTTCCAAACGGGTTTATCTTTGTAAGGTCCCATCCAAACATCATCAGTTGCTGCATCATGATCATCCCAAATTGCATAATTAGAAGTTGAGGAAACTAAATTTCTGAATTCCGTACGTGATTGTCTCTGATAATAACAATAACGAATATCATCCTGCTGTAACGGTGTGTTGATATAAACATTATCCCCCATCCACAAGAATGCCAATGGATCATGATCTTTGATGACATCCCAAATTCTTTCATGCCATGGTGTATAACCTGCACAACCACCGAAGGCCACTTTAAATTTTGTGCCCAAATTGGTTTTGGGATAAGTATTGAATGAATAAATTTTTGTTTGATCTGAGACTTTGCCGTTTACTACAACTTCATAAAAATATTGAGTAGCCGGTTTAAGATTATTCACTTTTAATATTGCAGTATAATCTTTAGATGCATCACTCTTAATAAGATCCGATTTAATCGCATCTTTCATTGATTTGTTTTTACTTACATTCACTTGAACGTTTACTTCATCAGAAGTGCGAACCCAGAAACTAGCTCCGTGATCTGTAACCTGACCAAGCATCGGCCCGTGTATGATATTTAAGTTAAATGGAGCTGCATATTTTTTAAATGCTTCTGATTCTACAAGAGGCTTTAACAGATCGCGCGGTCCTGCAAAAAAACGCCCAAGCGGTAATCCCATATCCACAGCTTTTTTAACCGTTTGAACCGCTTCATCAATTTTGTTTTGTTGTGTTAATGCAACAACCAGATTAAAGTATGCTTCCAAATCCTCGCTATCACCTTTTAATGATTCACGGCAAAAATTTTCTGCTTCCTGTGATTTTCCCGCAATTGTCAAAAGTAAAGCTCTTTGACCACGCCTTTTATATTCTCGCTTGTAATCACGTGCAAAAAATCTACTGCCTAATGCATCACCTTCAACATCCCATGAATTTTCAGCACCGTAATATGGATGTTTACTTCCATTCAAGAATGCATCGGGAGGAGCAAATTCACCTAATTCACCATTTTGGCCGGTTGTTCCTTGTTGGGCTTTAAGTGTGCCCACAGAGTTAATAATTATGATTAGTGTAAAAAGAAAAAAAGATTTTCTAAACATTTTTTCACCTTTTGATTCAGTTGAATAATTTCGTACTAATATTTAGCCGTACGATCACTACTTCAAAATTTCAAGAGTATCTGGTCAATTGGATTCTGATTCAACGATATTTCCTTCCGCCAAACGGATAGGGTTCTTTAATAACTTCCTGTTTGTACTTTACGGTCATTTCTTTTGGCAAACGTGAAGAATAGATTAAATCATCAAAGAAAACATCTACATATTTCCCGCCTTTTCTTGGACTTAGTAAACCGAACCGGTTAAATTTTGATCCGGTCTTTCGCTGCTCTGCTGTTAAATCATATGAAAACTTATCATTACCCAGTGTTACAGTTATTCTTCCGGATTTGCCGGAACTAGGGTCGTAATCAAATGTGAATTGACGTGAGATGCGATCTGGAATTATGATTGGACCGCGTAATTCTTCTGAGATATTTTGCTTTGGCGAGCAGACAGCAGTAAAACTATAACCCAGCGCAGTTTGGTCCATTACCTCAAGACCTAAATACTGATTCGGAGGATTACCTTTATACTCACCTTGAACAGGAGCCATTTTTTCTTCTTTATTGAAATATCCAATCAGCATTCTTCCGTCAACGGCTCCCTCGGTAAAAGTGATTTTACCGGAAAATTTTATTGGGTCTTCGAGAGTCATTTCACCAATATCGGCTGCGTAAAATCCTTGGAGAGGGTCTTTAACTTCAGTGCCCCAGAATCTTCCACCAATCTCGCCTGGTTTTTCACCGGCCCAGTTTGTTTGAGCATAACCGTAATTATGCCGTGAATGAAAATCGGTTTCCGTAAATGTTACTTTGTTATTTAAACCTTGCCAGTGCGGATCTTGGGACAGATCAATCTTCTTACCATTTACAATTAGATCACCAACATAAAATTCTAAACTGCCGGTATAAATCTGCACGTTATAAATACCAAAGCGGTTCATAATTGTTGGCAAATCTTGGTGACCCGGAATTACATAATAGCTTACCGACTGACCATCAAATGTGAATGTGATTTTTCCTTTAATTTTTTCCGGATTTTTTTCCAGAGTCCATAAATGATAGGTATCCTTTCTATACCAATCATCCACCAAGCCGGCATCGCGAGCTTTTAAAAGTAAATCCAACAATTTTTCTTTTGTCATCGAAGGATCATCTTTTTGAATTGCGACCAAAAGAGTATCCGTATGAACACTTCCGATTCTTCCTTCAAAATATTTGGGTAATCTTTCATCCGGCCATTTTTCTTGTGCAACACTCATATTAGGATCGTACTTCAACTCCCATGTATGAACCGATCCGTTACCCTGAATTTCCAAATCGGGAAATAAGTTTGCACCATTTGCTGTCCCTGTTTTGTAATCAATAAAAAAACGAGTTTTACCGCCTATCATATCTCCCATTCGAAATCCGCATGACGACCATACACGCCATCCTTGCCGTTCAGCATTGAAAAATCCAATGTAAAATCCTACGCCGCCTTCAGGCGGAACTATAACCGCAATTTTTCCCGATGCGGAAAATGGATCTTTAAATGAAAGCGGTTTATTTATTGGCATGGCATAAAAAGCGGGTGTGGTAGATCTCCAGATTACTCCGCCAATTTCTCCAGGACCAAATCCGGTTTTATTGGTCGCTGCCCATCCAAAGTTTTGTGTAATAGTGGGGCAATCAATACCCTCAACTCTATTGTTTACTCCTTCCCACTTAGGATCGTTATCAAAATTTTCGGTGATGCTAATAATTTTTGAATTGGTCTGTGCTAATAACGTGACTGGTAATAAACAAATTACATAAATCAATAAATTTTTAATGGATCTCGCTTTCAAGATATACCTCATAATTCATTTTTGTAATTAATTCTGTTAGTGCAAATAGAAACCGAATAACTGTGCGTTCTTAAGTTGAAACTCGATGCAAACTGGTGTACCGGCAAGTGAGTCTATTTTTTTTGCCCATTCTACTTTATGTTCAACCGAATCTCCTTTTAACTCTACCCAATCAAAACCTTTTATAGGCTCACGATTTATATCGAGCAACCGGAGACGAAATTCCCCTTTTACCTTAGCATTGACAGTAAGAGATTCGGCATTGATGATTAACGGTTTTGTAATCAATGTTCCTGTATTCAAGTCTGCATCTCTGCTCACATATCTATCTATTAGCATTTTAGCAAAACCGATATGTCTTTCATTAAAACGATTTACTTTATGCCCGCTTTCATATCCTCCGTAATAAACATATGTCTCATCACCAACGATTATTTGTTCATCACCCCATGCCATAGCATGGTCGAATGTTCCAGGTATGGGATTATTTGGTATGAAAGGTTCATAATCTCTTTCCCATGTTCGTCCGTCTCTACTCCAGGCTAAAACTGTATAGCCGATTCCAGCAGCTTTTCTGTCCTTATCACCCATCTCTTTTGCACTTTTACCGTAAGTTGCATTCAAGTCATCTCGCAAAACTTTTACTAGTCCGATTAATAAATCACCACGCTCAATAATACCAGACATAGAATAAAACTGAGTTTCTCCAACTTCGAGTGGTACACCAATCTTAGGTGTAATGATCGGCCATATTGTTTCCCAATTAATCAAATCCTTACTAACTGTTTCATGCGGTATTCTTCTTATATCATCAACCTTAGGAAGAGATGGATCACCAAATCCTCTCTGTCGATGTGAAACAGTCGCTAAAAATTGTTTTCTAATTGGGTCCCAGAACAATGATGTGATATCATGGTTATGTAAAAAAACAGGCTTATCAGAAATGGGTGTCCAACTATAACCATCAGGAGATGTAGAAACTCGATAACCAGGTTTAAGATATGTTGCTAGTACAAAACGTTTTTCTTTGTCAGAATAATTTTTTCCCAAATCTAAAACTTTAACACCAAATTGAATTTCATGCGGATCTTTCAATATGCGAGGCGGACGAATCCAATTAATTCCATCTTTCGATTCCATATAACCTATGTGGCATCGTGAGACTTCAGATGTATCCACCGGTGTGTTGTACCAAAGACGAAACATACCGGAATCTGGATCGCGAAGAACACTAAGATATGGCTGCCACACTAAATCATTTTTCAGTCCACCCACTAATATTGGATTGGAAAGTTTTTGAGGATTATTTACTGTCCTAAGTAAAAATGATTGGTCGGCAATCAAATAATCATCTATAAATAATTGAGGGCCTTTATTAAGTTTAATCGGTTCACCGCATTTTTGTCCTTTTATTCCGATAGCAAACAAAATCATTAATGAAAAAAACAATCCAAATGATCGCCACATTCTTCCTCCAGTAATTACAAACCCAGATTTTTATAATTTTTAATTAGTTCTTTATTTTCATTTTCAGTTAGATGAACCAAAGGCGGTAATACATAGGGAGTACATATGCCTAAGTGATTCATTATTGCCTTTAATTCTGGAATAGTTCTTACCATAGTTTTATTGTTCTGCACAAGTTTGGAAAGTCCTTCCGCTTTATCTTGAAATTTCATCGCCTCTTGCTCGTCACCTTTAAATGCGGATTCATAAAGTGATTGAAATAATGCAGGAGTTACATTTGAAGTGTTTGGAATTATTCCATCAAAACCGAGCAACAATGCCTGGCTTGATTTGTTAGTCCAACCAATAAATAATGAAAAATCTTCTCTGTCCTTAAACAGTTTTGCTAATTTTTCCACACGGTCGTAATCACGTTCAGAATCCTTCAACCCAACGATGTTAGGATGTGTACTAAGTTTTTCAATTACATCGATTGGTATCGACATATGTGTAATAGACGTTATATTATAGATAACAATCGGTAATGGAGAATTCTCTGCTATCGTTTCATAATACTTTAACATCAAGTCGCTTGTCAATGGAAAGAAATAAGGGAGATGAACGACAAATGCATTAGCGCCAAAATCTGCATATTTATTTGCAGTATTTATTGTATTGGCAATGCAATTATCTGTGATGCCGGCATATAATATTTTTCTTCCATTTACAAATTTTGCAGTTAGCTTTACAAGTTCATCTCGGTTGGCAAGCGAGTTTGATGCTATTTCACCCGTTGTACCAAGAATGAATGGAAAATTTCCTGCTTGAATTACATAGTCAACTAGTTTTTCTACCGAACCAGCATGTATCTCTCCGGTCTCTGTTACAGGCGTTACCATCGGGGCTATTACACCATGATATAATTTTTGTTTTCTCATCTTATCGACCTATCAGCTCTTTTATTTGAAATGGTTGATTAAAGTGGGCAACAGAAATATGTTGCCCACAATTATTATTATGAATTAATCTAGACTATACTTGATACCGGCACGAGAGTACCATGAAAACATTTGTATATTGGTTGGACGACTAGGATCTCCCATATATACTTGATCAAGGGCATTGTTGATGTTGGTTACATCCATAAACAAGTCAAATCCTTTAAATAATTTCTGAGAGGCTGTGAAATCAACTCCACCATGTGAGGCAACGTAATAATCAAAGTTTTCATTGATACCAACTGCGGTAATAAATTTTCCTTGATACTGATAACTTACTCTGGCTTTGAATCCGCCATTTTCATAAGCTAAAGCAACGTTAGTAATATCGCCGGCTTGACCGGGTAAAAATCCCTCACGACCGACTAAATTTGCTTTTGCCCAGGTATGACAGTAATTAGCATAAATTCCAAAGCCTGAAAAGAAATCTGACAAGAATGTTAATTCTTGCTGCCAGTTTAGTTCTACACCGTATAAGTCAGAACTTCCACCATTCACTGTTGTTTGTAGAGAATAACCTGCATAAGTTCCGCTTTGAAGTAACGTTGTGCTTTGATAAGAAATATCCTTTAGCGATTTATAGAATAGACCAACAGATGCAATACCAATTCCACTGAAATAGTGTTCAGCACTAAAATCAAAGTTATAGGAATAGGTTGGTTTAAGATTGGAATTTCCAGCTCTTATGCTAAGACCTTTATCCTGTATATAAAAATATGGTACTAAATCCCAATAATTAGGACGGGATGTAGTTCTGGTTACTGCAAACCGAGCCTTTGTCATTTCACTAATATTATAGTTGAAATGGATCATTGGGAAAAGATCACTATAGTTTAAAGTGGAGCTTATAGGAGAAATGCTAGAAAAATTTCCTTTGCTATCAAAAACTAACTTATAGCCATCCTGGCTGTCACTAATGAATTCATGTCGGAATCCTGCGAGTACTGAAAGATCGCCGAATTTAACATCAGTCATTAAGTAATATGCCATAACATTTTCTCTAACTTGATATGTCTGTCCTAATGCGTCCCAAACATTTTCTGTTGCTGGGAAAATTGCACTATTATATAAATTTTGATTCACGAAATCCTTGACTGCAGGGTAGTCAGCTTCTGGACCGAAAACATAATTTCCCGCTAGAAAATCATTTGGATTTCGACTTGAAAGGAAATTGGCCATCGTGAGAGGGGTAGTTCCTTTCCAGGAGTAACTAAAATGTGTGTCGCCATTATCTTTATATGAATGAGTATACTTCATTCCCGCTTTTACAGTCGCGAAAAAGCCAAAGAAATCATAGGGTAATGAGGCGTTCAACCCGCCAACTGTATATGAATTGGAAGCATTGAAATCGCGATAGTCAAAACTCGGTGACCCATATTTTGTAGGATCATTTTGAACTGATTGGTCTAGATTTGTTACATTCCATTTTGGATAAAGTGTATTTGATAAATCAAGAGCCAGATTGAATTTAGATGAATGAGTCCAGGTTGACACAACATCTGGAAACGTATTTGTACGTCCAATACTGTAAGCTAGGTTATAGTCCAAGGCTAGGTCACCAAAATGATTCTCACCGCCTAAACTCAAATTATTTTGAAGTTGCTTTTCAATATGCGATTTACTTTCTCGCACAATTTGTGCATTTTGGATAAGCGTACCATCTTGGTTTAAGTAAGTTCCTCTATCAACGCGAAGACGTGTACGGCTTCTGTTGTACCCGTCGTCGAACTCACTCCACAATAGCTTTGCATAAATTTTATTGTAATTATCAAAGCGATACTCGATACTTCCGCCGATACCATATCTATTACGCAAAAGCTGTACATCTTCAAGATTCACTTCTGTTAATGCATAAGGAATAATGTTTTTATTTACATCTGTTTTAGGACCCCAAGCGGATTCAATTTGATTTACGCCACGATTTTTTTGATCCCAATTTACATTCAACGCTATACCAATATTATTATCTTCACCTAATCGTGTACTATAATTTACACTACCTCCCCATAAAGGGGTTCTGTCTAAATTAGCATATCCGCTATTAGCACCAACTTTTAAACTTGTACCCGGATAATCGAATGCACTACGTGAAATAATATTAACTGAACCTCCGATGGAATTAGCATCCATATCAGGCGTCATAGTTTTATTAACTTCTAAATATGCTATCTGACTTGACCCTATGATATCCATTTGAGAATATCTTTGTTGATTACGATTTGTCGCTAAAGGATCACCATTTACAGTAACACTACTTAAACGTGGATCCGTACCGCGTATTAATACAAAACGACCATCTCCGCCGGATCTTGATATATAAACTCCCGGCACTCTCTGTAATACTTCAGCAGCATTTTGATCAGGGTAATTTTCAATTTGTTCTTTAGATAGAACGTTTTTAATATTATCGGACTCACGTTGAACACTAAGAGCTTTTGTTGCACCCTGCCTTAATCCAGAAACAACCACATCATTCATCTTGACATAGCTAACTTTAAGCTTAACATTAAGATTCGTGATTGACTCGGCCTTTACAACTGCTTCGGTTGAGAAAGATTCGTAACCCATATATTTTATTTGTACAGTATGCTTGCCGATGGGGATATTGGCAATTCTGAAAAGACCTTGAAGATCAGTCGCAGTTCCAATATTTGTTCCCTGAAGTATCACACTGGCCCCAGGCAGATATTCGCCTGTTTCTGAATCTACAACACGGCCGGAAATTAAACCGGTAGATTGCGCATAGTAAGATGTGTTGAAAAACAATAGCAGCAATACGACCGAGAAACTTGAAATAGGTTTAAATATTTTTGACATTTTCGCTCCTCTTTTGGATTTGTAATTTTAATTACAGAAAACATGTACATATTTTGTTCATTTTACCTCTTTAAATATTTTTTAACTTGTTATTTGAGTAATACCATCTTTTGAGTTTTAATTCCAAATCTTGTTTTTAATTGATAGAAATAAACACCACTAGTAAATTCAGCTGCATTAAATCCAATACTATATTTGCCTGCAGGTTTTACACCATTAATAAGAGTTGTTATTTTCTGTCCAACAATATTGTAAACACTAAGCTCAACAGAACTTTGTTCAGGTATTTGAAATGAAATTAGTGTCTGATTATTAAAAGGATTTGGGTAATTTGTAAATAATTGAAAATCTGACGGCAAGTTTTGACCAAGTTCTTCTTTTATACTTGTAATTTGTCCTTGAGGATTTATATTCAAGAAATAATTTCCGGAGTAACTGCTGGTTGAACCTGCAATAACAAAATTACCATCCGTATTTTTGATCATGTCGGAGAAACCTTCGTCTTGAAATCCCCCAAATTGAGATTGCCAGACTAAGTTTCCATTCAAATCTGTTTTAATTACTAGAAGATCAATATTACTATTTGTATTTGTGGTATTATTTTTTATACTAATTGTTTTGGTGCCGCCCATAACTATACCATCAGAAGTAGTTACTACTTTCAAAGCATTATCTTGGTATATTCCGCCGAATGCTTTATGCCATTGTTCAACACCACTTGCATCTGTTTTAACCAAGAACATATCTCTTGCACCTGCACCAAAACCAATTGCAAAACCGGCAATTGCAAGACTTCCATCTGAAAGTTCGGCAACACTATTGCCTTCATCCCAATCGCTGCCACCGTAAAGTTTATCCCAAATTTTATTTCCGCTACCGTCAATTTTGAGCAAGTAAATATCAAAAGCACCGTGCGCTCCAAAACTTGAAGTTGTTCCAACAATAGCAAAGTTTCCATCTTGAGTCGAAATGATTTGAGAGCCTGTATCACCGCCCGAGCCGCCGTAATTATGATGCCAAATTTCATTTCCGGAATTATCAACTTTAATAACATATATGTCCGAACTTCCATCTCCATAGCTCATTGTCGATCCGGCGATCATATAACCATCAGAAATAGTTATTATAGATGCAGCATTATCATCAAAATTTCCGCCATATGTTTTTTCCCATATAATATTCCCGCTTGAATCTAATTTTGATAAATAAACATCTACTCCTGTTGAACCCGAACTGCTAGTTTTTCCTAAAAGTATATATCCACCACCAGATATTTGTAAAATTTGGACAACACTATTATTTCCATTAAAGCTGCCGTATGAATATGATTTCGACCATAAAAATTCACCGAGACTATTAGTCTTTACTAGGTAAAAACTAGAATAAAATTCACTTGGTGATTGAGCCGAACCACCCATTATATATCCGCCATCACTTGTCGGGGCTATAGAACTTATTCCTCCATATAGATCTGTAAAGATTCTCTCAAACGTAGTCTTTGAACTTTGCATACCTACACCCTTCAACAACACATTGGATTGGCCAGATTTTGCATTGCTTATAATTGAAAGTAGAGACTCAAAGTGTCCGCTACTAGCTGGAGAAAATTCGACATCCAAAATGAAATTATCTAAAAATTTTAAAGTTTTTGTCCCGGGATTGTTAAGAAGACGAAAACCATTTGTATTTGAAAAATTAATAGCGCTAATTGTAAGATCATGAGAATCAATATTCGTTATAGTTAGTTGTCTCACTGCCTTGCTATTAACTGGAATTTGGCCCACATATAATGAATCGGGAGATAATAATATTGATTGCGCATTATGGATATTGTAAACTGGGAATAAAAATATGATTGTGATGAGAGTGGAAAAAACTCTTTTTAATTTTTGTGACATTTATCCTCCTTATCTTTA is a genomic window containing:
- a CDS encoding T9SS type A sorting domain-containing protein — protein: MSQKLKRVFSTLITIIFLFPVYNIHNAQSILLSPDSLYVGQIPVNSKAVRQLTITNIDSHDLTISAINFSNTNGFRLLNNPGTKTLKFLDNFILDVEFSPASSGHFESLLSIISNAKSGQSNVLLKGVGMQSSKTTFERIFTDLYGGISSIAPTSDGGYIMGGSAQSPSEFYSSFYLVKTNSLGEFLWSKSYSYGSFNGNNSVVQILQISGGGYILLGKTSSSGSTGVDVYLSKLDSSGNIIWEKTYGGNFDDNAASIITISDGYMIAGSTMSYGDGSSDIYVIKVDNSGNEIWHHNYGGSGGDTGSQIISTQDGNFAIVGTTSSFGAHGAFDIYLLKIDGSGNKIWDKLYGGSDWDEGNSVAELSDGSLAIAGFAIGFGAGARDMFLVKTDASGVEQWHKAFGGIYQDNALKVVTTSDGIVMGGTKTISIKNNTTNTNSNIDLLVIKTDLNGNLVWQSQFGGFQDEGFSDMIKNTDGNFVIAGSTSSYSGNYFLNINPQGQITSIKEELGQNLPSDFQLFTNYPNPFNNQTLISFQIPEQSSVELSVYNIVGQKITTLINGVKPAGKYSIGFNAAEFTSGVYFYQLKTRFGIKTQKMVLLK
- a CDS encoding TonB-dependent receptor, translating into MSKIFKPISSFSVVLLLLFFNTSYYAQSTGLISGRVVDSETGEYLPGASVILQGTNIGTATDLQGLFRIANIPIGKHTVQIKYMGYESFSTEAVVKAESITNLNVKLKVSYVKMNDVVVSGLRQGATKALSVQRESDNIKNVLSKEQIENYPDQNAAEVLQRVPGVYISRSGGDGRFVLIRGTDPRLSSVTVNGDPLATNRNQQRYSQMDIIGSSQIAYLEVNKTMTPDMDANSIGGSVNIISRSAFDYPGTSLKVGANSGYANLDRTPLWGGSVNYSTRLGEDNNIGIALNVNWDQKNRGVNQIESAWGPKTDVNKNIIPYALTEVNLEDVQLLRNRYGIGGSIEYRFDNYNKIYAKLLWSEFDDGYNRSRTRLRVDRGTYLNQDGTLIQNAQIVRESKSHIEKQLQNNLSLGGENHFGDLALDYNLAYSIGRTNTFPDVVSTWTHSSKFNLALDLSNTLYPKWNVTNLDQSVQNDPTKYGSPSFDYRDFNASNSYTVGGLNASLPYDFFGFFATVKAGMKYTHSYKDNGDTHFSYSWKGTTPLTMANFLSSRNPNDFLAGNYVFGPEADYPAVKDFVNQNLYNSAIFPATENVWDALGQTYQVRENVMAYYLMTDVKFGDLSVLAGFRHEFISDSQDGYKLVFDSKGNFSSISPISSTLNYSDLFPMIHFNYNISEMTKARFAVTRTTSRPNYWDLVPYFYIQDKGLSIRAGNSNLKPTYSYNFDFSAEHYFSGIGIASVGLFYKSLKDISYQSTTLLQSGTYAGYSLQTTVNGGSSDLYGVELNWQQELTFLSDFFSGFGIYANYCHTWAKANLVGREGFLPGQAGDITNVALAYENGGFKARVSYQYQGKFITAVGINENFDYYVASHGGVDFTASQKLFKGFDLFMDVTNINNALDQVYMGDPSRPTNIQMFSWYSRAGIKYSLD